The proteins below come from a single Candidatus Methylomirabilota bacterium genomic window:
- the pyk gene encoding pyruvate kinase: MRRTRIICTIGPASRNPAMLRKLVEAGMDVARLNFSHGTHEEHEAVIRALREGETEWARPVTIIQDLQGPKVRLGNFIGGRAMLLTGELFTLTAEPVPGTSERASLDHPELIAALKPGDQLWMDDGMIQLTVERTDGRTAVCRVTAGGVVSDHKGVAVPGMPLPVSCLTDKDREDLRFGVAHGVDYVAVSFVRSAADIQEVRKFLLDRGASVPIIAKLERAEVVANLPGILALVDAVMVARGDLGVEVPLEEVPIIQRDVIRQARLAKVPVIVATQMLESMVTYLRPTRAEVSDVATAIFEGADAIMLSAETASGQHPVEAVEVMSRVAARIERELPRSALPAPRPEAYGFPEAVAEAACRAAEVLRAKAIVAFTQSGFSARLISSQRPHVPVVALTPFTEIQRRLGLYWGVGARLVRKVDTTDEMLQEVESTLLEDGTVRNGDVLVIISGGPMWVTGTTNLLKLHRVGERR; the protein is encoded by the coding sequence ATGAGACGCACACGCATCATCTGCACCATCGGACCGGCCAGCCGGAACCCGGCCATGCTGCGCAAGCTCGTGGAGGCGGGCATGGACGTGGCGCGGCTGAATTTCTCGCACGGCACCCATGAGGAACACGAGGCCGTCATCCGCGCCCTCCGCGAGGGGGAGACCGAGTGGGCGCGCCCCGTGACCATCATCCAGGACCTGCAAGGGCCCAAGGTGAGGCTCGGGAATTTCATCGGCGGGCGCGCCATGCTCCTGACGGGGGAGCTGTTCACCCTCACCGCCGAGCCGGTGCCCGGCACGTCCGAGCGTGCCTCGCTCGATCATCCGGAGCTGATCGCCGCCCTCAAGCCCGGCGATCAGCTGTGGATGGACGACGGCATGATCCAGCTGACCGTGGAGCGGACGGACGGCCGCACGGCCGTATGCCGCGTCACCGCGGGCGGGGTCGTGTCCGACCACAAGGGCGTGGCGGTGCCCGGGATGCCCCTGCCCGTGTCGTGTCTCACCGACAAGGACCGCGAGGACCTGCGCTTCGGTGTCGCGCATGGCGTGGACTACGTCGCCGTGTCCTTCGTGCGCTCGGCTGCCGACATTCAAGAGGTCCGCAAGTTCCTCCTGGATCGCGGGGCGAGCGTGCCGATCATCGCCAAGCTCGAGCGAGCCGAGGTGGTGGCCAACCTTCCCGGCATCCTGGCTCTCGTGGACGCCGTCATGGTCGCCCGCGGCGACCTCGGCGTCGAGGTGCCGCTCGAGGAGGTGCCGATCATCCAGCGCGACGTGATCCGCCAGGCGCGGCTGGCCAAGGTGCCCGTCATCGTGGCGACGCAGATGCTCGAGTCCATGGTCACCTACCTGCGGCCCACCCGGGCCGAGGTGTCGGACGTCGCCACGGCCATCTTCGAGGGCGCGGACGCCATCATGCTCTCCGCGGAGACCGCCTCGGGCCAGCACCCCGTGGAGGCGGTCGAGGTCATGTCCCGTGTGGCCGCTCGGATCGAGCGCGAGCTGCCACGGTCCGCCCTGCCCGCCCCGCGCCCCGAGGCCTATGGCTTTCCGGAGGCGGTGGCCGAGGCCGCCTGCCGCGCCGCCGAGGTGCTTCGGGCCAAGGCCATCGTCGCCTTCACCCAGTCGGGGTTCAGCGCGCGCCTCATCTCCTCCCAGCGGCCCCACGTTCCCGTGGTGGCGCTCACGCCCTTCACAGAGATTCAGCGGCGTCTGGGACTCTACTGGGGCGTGGGCGCCCGACTCGTCCGCAAGGTGGATACCACGGACGAGATGCTACAGGAGGTCGAGAGCACCCTGCTCGAGGATGGCACCGTGCGCAACGGTGACGTGCTCGTGATCATCTCGGGCGGGCCCATGTGGGTGACGGGGACAACGAACTTGCTCAAGCTGCATCGAGTGGGCGAGCGCCGGTAG
- a CDS encoding enoyl-CoA hydratase — protein MGYETIRYEVADAIATITLNRPDVYNALNLALGRELFHAILEADEDGAVRCIVITGAGRAFCAGGDVKNFNDNPDRIGIVIKELTTYLHGSVSRLARTAKPVIMAVNGVAAGGGMSLALAGDLVVAAESARFTMAYSKIAASPDGSSSYFLPRLIGLRRALELHYTNRVLSAREAMEWGLVNRVHPDAEFSGAVGALARELAQGPTLAFGRAKLLFHQSTQESLETQMELETQAIVQCGHTEDFRNGVAAFAKKQSVAFHGR, from the coding sequence ATGGGCTACGAGACGATACGCTATGAGGTCGCGGACGCGATCGCGACCATCACCCTCAATCGGCCGGATGTCTACAACGCGCTGAACCTCGCCCTCGGCCGCGAGCTGTTTCACGCGATCCTCGAGGCCGACGAGGACGGGGCCGTCCGTTGCATCGTCATCACCGGCGCAGGCCGGGCCTTCTGCGCGGGCGGAGACGTCAAGAACTTCAATGACAACCCGGACCGCATCGGCATCGTGATCAAGGAGCTGACGACGTATTTGCATGGCTCCGTCTCGCGCCTTGCCCGCACCGCCAAGCCCGTCATCATGGCCGTCAACGGGGTCGCCGCGGGGGGTGGCATGAGCCTGGCCCTGGCCGGCGATCTCGTGGTGGCCGCGGAGTCGGCGCGGTTCACCATGGCATATTCCAAGATCGCCGCCTCCCCCGATGGCTCGTCTTCCTATTTTCTTCCGAGGCTGATCGGGCTCCGGCGCGCCCTCGAGCTCCACTACACCAACCGGGTGCTCTCGGCGCGGGAGGCTATGGAGTGGGGGCTTGTGAACCGCGTGCACCCGGACGCGGAGTTCTCCGGAGCGGTCGGTGCCCTCGCGCGCGAGCTCGCCCAGGGACCGACGCTCGCCTTTGGCCGGGCCAAGCTTCTCTTCCACCAGTCCACCCAGGAGAGCCTGGAGACGCAGATGGAGCTCGAGACCCAGGCCATCGTCCAGTGTGGACACACGGAGGATTTCCGGAACGGCGTGGCGGCTTTCGCCAAGAAGCAATCCGTCGCCTTCCACGGCCGCTAG
- a CDS encoding DinB family protein, whose protein sequence is MTPPLPPLELGARLDRILANTERLIASLPIRALDYKPPERDRTVRDLAFHVFRLGLAYVDGMDMGALPEAWLREQAPPDLVDGPSIARYGALVRGRISGWFEGAAPREYARAIDVYDGPQSGHRLLERTTGHAAQHLQQLHAMIAALGLTPPEPLPTAAFVGLPLPVNLC, encoded by the coding sequence ATGACGCCCCCGCTGCCGCCCCTGGAGCTGGGCGCGCGGCTCGACCGCATCCTGGCCAACACCGAGCGTCTGATCGCGTCGTTACCCATCCGTGCCCTCGACTACAAGCCGCCGGAGCGGGACCGCACCGTGCGCGACCTGGCTTTTCACGTCTTCAGGCTTGGCCTGGCCTACGTCGACGGGATGGACATGGGCGCCCTGCCGGAGGCGTGGCTGCGAGAGCAGGCACCACCGGATCTCGTCGACGGGCCGTCGATCGCTCGCTACGGGGCGCTCGTGCGCGGGCGCATCTCGGGCTGGTTCGAGGGCGCCGCGCCTCGCGAATACGCGCGGGCGATCGATGTCTACGACGGCCCGCAGTCGGGTCACCGACTCCTCGAGCGAACCACCGGGCACGCCGCGCAGCATCTGCAACAACTCCATGCCATGATCGCCGCTCTCGGCCTGACGCCCCCTGAGCCCCTGCCCACCGCTGCCTTCGTGGGGCTCCCCCTGCCCGTCAACCTCTGCTAG
- a CDS encoding Rid family detoxifying hydrolase: MAKKYLIRTDKAPAPLQGAPYSQAIRVDNLVFISGQIALKPGETAPTGSTAAEQTEQIFANLKAILEAAGSRLDYLVKTTVFLARIEDFAEMNEVYKRYAGDMPPARSTVQAAKLPANALVEIEAIAHL; encoded by the coding sequence ATGGCCAAGAAATACCTGATCCGTACCGACAAGGCGCCCGCGCCGCTTCAGGGCGCGCCGTATTCCCAGGCTATTCGCGTGGACAATCTCGTCTTCATCTCGGGTCAGATCGCGCTCAAGCCCGGGGAGACGGCGCCCACCGGGAGCACCGCCGCCGAGCAGACCGAGCAAATCTTCGCCAATCTCAAGGCGATCCTCGAGGCCGCGGGCAGCCGGCTCGACTATCTCGTCAAGACCACGGTCTTCCTTGCGCGCATCGAGGACTTCGCCGAGATGAACGAGGTCTACAAGCGCTACGCGGGGGACATGCCGCCCGCGCGCTCGACCGTGCAGGCCGCGAAGCTGCCCGCGAATGCCCTCGTCGAGATCGAGGCCATTGCCCATCTGTGA
- a CDS encoding SUMF1/EgtB/PvdO family nonheme iron enzyme: MDEITILACMDLVTIPEGWFWMGWEEGHPAERPRHRLWVDTFAIARAPVTNAQWARFLEAADVPPPPWWEDSRFADPEQPVVGINWFEASLYCEWLTSEGPGRFRLPREAEWEKAARGGLDGARFPWGSERPAVSGFDRPPRATETPPNPRGLVALSGVCHEWCLDWEQEDYYARSSERNPEGPPHGSRRVSRGGAWRHQDPWSPVAHRSSLPPALRYSDYGFRVVRVEG; the protein is encoded by the coding sequence TTGGACGAGATCACTATACTGGCCTGCATGGACCTCGTGACGATTCCCGAAGGCTGGTTCTGGATGGGCTGGGAGGAGGGCCATCCGGCCGAGCGGCCGCGGCACCGGCTCTGGGTCGACACCTTCGCCATTGCACGCGCTCCCGTCACCAATGCTCAGTGGGCTCGTTTCCTGGAGGCGGCCGACGTCCCTCCCCCACCCTGGTGGGAAGATTCGCGCTTTGCCGATCCCGAGCAGCCGGTGGTCGGCATCAACTGGTTCGAGGCCTCCCTCTATTGCGAGTGGCTCACGAGCGAAGGGCCGGGCCGGTTCCGGCTCCCACGCGAAGCTGAATGGGAAAAGGCCGCGCGCGGCGGGCTCGACGGCGCGCGGTTTCCGTGGGGCAGCGAGCGTCCCGCGGTGAGCGGCTTCGACAGACCGCCGCGGGCCACGGAGACGCCTCCCAACCCGCGGGGGCTCGTGGCCCTCTCGGGCGTCTGCCACGAGTGGTGCCTCGACTGGGAACAGGAAGACTACTATGCGCGGTCATCCGAGCGGAACCCGGAGGGACCGCCCCACGGCTCGCGCCGCGTCTCCCGCGGCGGCGCCTGGCGACATCAGGATCCGTGGAGCCCCGTGGCCCATCGGTCGTCCCTGCCTCCGGCGCTTCGCTACTCAGACTACGGCTTCAGGGTAGTCCGGGTCGAGGGCTGA
- a CDS encoding ABC transporter ATP-binding protein, with product MREFAIRVLSYLPPYRQSLLWALVQVLLISALEMLKPWPLKIIIDSVLGGQSLPWGWPAGWSTETLLLAACVALVLTYAALAALAVLNNYTTISVGQRMVSKLRSDLYGHLHRLSLAFHSRAQVGDLIYRVTADTFGLQSLTMNCLFPAVSALMLLAGMGLIMFRLDWKLTLVALGVCPALLIVIARLNSSISRLASDVRRRESEVYAVVQQSMSMMRVIQAFTREDDEHRRFMDASGQSLAAGLRLYTLQTVYSGVVNVIIALGTAAVVWMGARHVHDGSLSIGTLVIFISYLASLYGPINSMFQSYGLAQGSRAAVQRVFDVLDLEGYLKDSRREIPPKSARGEVAWEDVSFGYVPGHLVLSGVTLRVRPGQKVAVVGPTGAGKSTLLSLLPRFYDPWAGRVLVDGVDAREYRLASLRRQVAMVLQPPLVFNASVHDNIAFGRSDARREEIVASAQLAGIDETIMRLPEGYDTIVGEQGITLSEGEKQRLTIARAILRDSPILILDEPTSALDSETEALIMQGLERLTTGRTTFIIAHRLATVRKADLIVVLRDGRIVEQGNFETLMDIPGAFASLYRLQAGARHEDPLAIS from the coding sequence GTGAGAGAATTCGCGATCCGGGTCCTCTCCTATCTCCCGCCATACCGTCAGAGTCTCCTCTGGGCGCTCGTCCAGGTGCTCCTGATCAGCGCCTTGGAGATGCTCAAGCCGTGGCCGCTCAAGATCATCATCGACTCGGTGCTGGGAGGGCAGTCATTGCCCTGGGGGTGGCCCGCAGGCTGGTCAACTGAGACCTTGCTGCTCGCGGCGTGCGTGGCGCTGGTGCTCACCTACGCCGCGCTGGCTGCCCTCGCGGTTCTGAACAACTACACCACGATCAGCGTTGGCCAGCGCATGGTCAGCAAGCTCCGCAGCGACCTCTATGGCCATCTGCACCGGCTCTCCCTGGCCTTCCACAGCCGCGCGCAAGTCGGTGACCTCATCTACCGCGTCACCGCCGATACCTTCGGGCTCCAGAGCCTGACCATGAACTGTCTGTTCCCCGCCGTGTCCGCCCTGATGCTCCTGGCCGGCATGGGCCTCATCATGTTCCGGCTCGACTGGAAGCTGACGCTGGTCGCTCTCGGGGTCTGCCCGGCCCTGCTCATCGTCATCGCGCGGCTCAATTCCAGCATCTCCCGGCTCGCGAGCGACGTGCGGCGGCGCGAAAGCGAGGTCTATGCCGTCGTCCAGCAGAGCATGTCCATGATGCGGGTGATCCAGGCCTTCACGCGCGAGGACGACGAGCACCGGCGGTTCATGGACGCGAGCGGGCAGAGCCTCGCCGCGGGCCTGCGGCTCTACACGCTCCAGACGGTGTACTCGGGCGTGGTAAACGTGATCATCGCCCTCGGCACCGCGGCCGTGGTGTGGATGGGGGCCCGGCACGTCCACGACGGTTCGCTCAGCATAGGCACGCTGGTGATCTTCATCTCGTACCTGGCCTCGCTCTACGGCCCGATCAACAGCATGTTCCAGAGCTACGGGCTTGCCCAGGGATCCCGGGCCGCCGTGCAGCGTGTCTTCGACGTGCTCGACCTCGAGGGGTATCTCAAGGATAGCCGGCGCGAGATCCCGCCGAAGAGTGCGCGGGGCGAGGTGGCATGGGAAGACGTCTCCTTCGGCTACGTGCCGGGTCATCTTGTGCTGAGCGGCGTAACCCTCCGCGTGCGGCCGGGACAGAAAGTAGCCGTGGTCGGCCCGACCGGCGCCGGCAAGTCCACGCTCCTGAGCCTGCTGCCACGCTTTTACGATCCGTGGGCGGGACGCGTCCTCGTGGACGGAGTCGACGCGCGGGAATACCGACTCGCCTCGCTCCGTCGGCAAGTCGCCATGGTGCTGCAGCCGCCCTTGGTGTTCAACGCGAGCGTGCACGACAATATCGCCTTCGGTCGCTCGGACGCCCGGCGCGAGGAGATCGTGGCCTCCGCCCAGCTGGCCGGCATCGATGAGACGATCATGAGACTCCCCGAGGGTTACGACACCATCGTGGGCGAGCAAGGTATCACACTCTCAGAGGGCGAAAAGCAGCGCCTCACCATCGCGCGCGCCATTCTCCGGGACTCGCCCATCCTGATCCTCGACGAGCCTACCTCTGCGCTGGACTCCGAAACCGAGGCCCTCATCATGCAGGGCTTGGAGCGCCTGACGACCGGCCGCACCACGTTCATCATCGCGCACCGGCTGGCCACCGTCCGGAAGGCCGATCTGATCGTGGTCCTGCGCGACGGCCGCATCGTCGAACAGGGCAACTTCGAGACCCTCATGGACATCCCCGGTGCCTTCGCGTCGCTCTATCGCCTGCAGGCTGGCGCCCGGCACGAGGACCCCCTTGCCATCTCGTAA
- a CDS encoding glycosyltransferase has translation MPERRGKLEARGKFFFSGAEKILLKGVTYGPFAPDAFGTQFHSPQAVAADLDLMVELGANTLRTFTVPPPWLLDLAGERNLRVLAGIPWAEHVCFLDSRELTQGIRHAVAGAARACGGHPAMAAYLVGNEIPPDIVRWYGARRVSAFLRELVDITKSIDPVTLVGYANFPSTEYLQTDFTDFLAFNIYLHREEDLRRYLYRLHTLAGDRPLVLTEFGMDSLREGEQRQAATLSWQVRTALEMGVAGTCIFSFTDEWFTGGEEVRDWGFGVVDRERRKKPAFMAVQRSYDTTELPALSDYPKVSVVVCAYNAESTMAACLDSLRDLRYPAYEVVVVDDGSTDRTGRIADEYEDFRVVHQENKGLSAARNVGIAASTGDIIAFTDSDCVVDPDWLHYLAATFLASGEAAVGGPNLAPPEDSLVASCVAASPGGPLHVLLNDEEAEHIPGCNMAFRREVLEEIGGFDPLYRAAGDDVDVCWRLQERGYRIAFSPAAMVWHFRRNTVNAYVGQQRGYGKAEGLLYFKHPQRFNALGYSRWRGRIYGGIYSLFTSLFSLRRPVVYGGVFGRGLFQTLYQPPSSFFSYLPFTLEWNVVAAVLFAYALLRGGGAWLGTIPLLLTWTCCLTAAMRARVDARADSLRGRLLIALLTYLGPLLRCLERYRWLARGLSAVEPVRYEGRASELAVSWWKGTRSTAFWTEDGLEKEVLLQGLQGVVAARKYIVVVDRGWSEWDLEVYGGLWSRGRVKVATEYHGAGRHVLRAKCALRSSLFTQLGAAGLALAGILGVALGWTPLLLAALGAAAISAGAFAREALSLAWTIERDLTAVARRARLHYAPPLRASEVDGR, from the coding sequence TTCTACTCAAGGGCGTGACGTACGGGCCGTTCGCGCCCGATGCCTTCGGCACCCAGTTCCACAGCCCACAGGCCGTTGCCGCGGATCTGGACCTCATGGTCGAGCTCGGCGCGAACACTCTGCGGACCTTCACGGTTCCGCCGCCCTGGCTGCTCGATCTGGCGGGAGAGCGCAACCTGCGCGTGCTCGCGGGGATTCCCTGGGCGGAGCACGTCTGCTTTCTCGACTCGAGAGAGCTGACCCAGGGCATCCGGCACGCGGTCGCCGGGGCGGCGAGAGCGTGCGGCGGGCATCCGGCCATGGCGGCCTATCTCGTGGGAAACGAGATCCCCCCGGACATCGTACGCTGGTACGGCGCGCGGCGGGTCAGCGCCTTCCTGCGGGAGCTGGTGGACATCACCAAGAGCATCGATCCGGTCACGCTCGTCGGGTATGCCAACTTTCCCTCCACCGAATACCTGCAGACCGACTTCACTGACTTCCTTGCCTTCAACATCTATCTTCACCGCGAGGAGGACCTCCGGCGGTATCTCTACCGGCTGCATACGCTGGCGGGAGACCGACCGCTCGTCCTCACCGAGTTCGGTATGGACTCCCTCCGCGAGGGGGAGCAGAGGCAAGCGGCCACGCTGTCCTGGCAGGTGCGGACAGCCCTCGAGATGGGGGTGGCGGGGACGTGCATCTTCTCGTTCACGGACGAGTGGTTCACCGGCGGGGAGGAGGTTCGGGACTGGGGGTTCGGGGTGGTTGACCGTGAGCGTCGCAAAAAGCCTGCCTTCATGGCGGTGCAGCGCTCGTACGACACCACCGAGCTTCCCGCCCTCTCCGACTATCCGAAGGTGTCCGTGGTGGTCTGCGCGTACAACGCCGAGAGCACGATGGCCGCCTGTCTCGATTCGCTGCGCGACCTTCGCTATCCCGCCTATGAAGTCGTCGTGGTCGATGACGGCTCCACGGACCGCACGGGACGCATCGCCGACGAGTACGAGGACTTCCGCGTGGTCCATCAGGAGAACAAGGGCCTGAGCGCCGCGCGGAACGTCGGCATCGCGGCCTCTACCGGCGACATCATCGCCTTCACCGATTCAGACTGCGTCGTGGATCCGGATTGGCTGCACTATCTGGCCGCCACTTTTCTCGCCTCGGGGGAAGCGGCGGTCGGCGGACCCAACTTGGCGCCGCCCGAAGATTCCCTGGTGGCGAGCTGCGTGGCCGCCTCGCCGGGGGGGCCCCTGCACGTGCTGCTGAACGACGAGGAGGCCGAGCACATCCCGGGCTGCAACATGGCCTTCCGTCGGGAGGTGCTCGAGGAGATCGGCGGTTTCGATCCCCTCTACCGCGCCGCGGGCGACGACGTGGATGTGTGCTGGCGCCTCCAGGAGCGTGGCTACCGCATCGCGTTCAGCCCGGCGGCCATGGTGTGGCATTTCCGGCGTAACACCGTGAATGCCTACGTCGGGCAGCAGCGGGGCTATGGCAAGGCCGAGGGCCTCCTCTACTTCAAACACCCACAGCGCTTCAATGCCCTCGGCTACTCGCGGTGGCGCGGTCGGATCTACGGGGGCATCTACTCCCTGTTCACCTCGCTGTTCTCGCTGCGGCGTCCGGTGGTCTACGGTGGCGTCTTCGGGCGCGGTCTGTTTCAGACCCTCTATCAGCCGCCGTCCAGCTTCTTCTCCTACCTGCCGTTCACCCTGGAGTGGAACGTGGTGGCCGCCGTGCTCTTCGCCTACGCGCTCCTCCGGGGTGGGGGGGCCTGGCTGGGCACGATCCCGTTGCTACTGACCTGGACGTGCTGCCTGACCGCGGCGATGCGCGCTCGCGTGGATGCGCGCGCGGACAGCCTTCGCGGCCGCCTGCTCATCGCGTTGCTCACCTACCTGGGCCCTCTTCTGCGCTGCCTGGAACGCTACCGCTGGCTGGCCCGCGGGCTGTCGGCCGTCGAGCCGGTCCGATATGAGGGCCGGGCCAGCGAGCTGGCGGTCTCGTGGTGGAAGGGCACGCGGTCGACGGCCTTCTGGACGGAAGACGGGCTGGAAAAGGAAGTGCTCTTGCAAGGTCTCCAGGGCGTCGTCGCGGCGCGCAAGTACATCGTCGTGGTCGATCGCGGATGGAGCGAGTGGGACCTCGAGGTATACGGCGGCCTCTGGTCGAGAGGACGCGTCAAGGTGGCCACGGAGTATCACGGCGCAGGACGGCACGTTCTGCGCGCGAAGTGCGCTTTGCGCAGTTCGCTCTTCACCCAGCTGGGAGCGGCCGGACTCGCGCTGGCCGGCATCCTCGGCGTGGCGCTCGGATGGACGCCCCTGCTCCTGGCTGCCCTGGGGGCCGCTGCCATCAGCGCGGGGGCCTTCGCGCGGGAGGCGCTGAGTCTCGCCTGGACGATCGAGCGTGACCTGACCGCCGTGGCCCGGCGCGCCAGGCTGCACTATGCGCCGCCACTGCGGGCAAGCGAGGTTGACGGAAGGTGA